The genome window CATGTCGATGCGCGAAAACGGCTCGACCAGGCTCGGATATACGATCGGATCCCACGCCAGCGTGAGCAGCGTCGCCCCGATGACATTGCCAAGGCCGACGATCCAAAATTGCAGTTGTCCCTCTACGGAACGGTACATCCAACCGGTTTCGCAGCCGCCGGCAATGACGATGCCGACGCCGAACATGACGCCGCCCAATAGGGCGTTAGGTCCGGCCCACCAAATGACATTCGGCGCCATCCCCTTGCTGAGAAAGACAGCCGTGATCAGTGTCTGCACCGCGATCCCCAAGACCAAAGCCTTAGCAACATTCGGCCGTCCAAGCAGCCAGAGATCACGGAACGCGGAGGTAAAGCAGACCTGGCCTTTTTGGATCAAAAAGCCGAAAGCAAAGCCGAACAGCGTGGCCAACGACAGATTGACCGGATAGCTGCCGCCCATATGCTGCAGCATGTAATACGCAAACAGTCCGATTCCCAGCATGCCAAAATAAGGCTGCCAGCGATAATATTCCGACTTGGCACGATCGCCGATCTGCGATACGTTCGACAGTTTCGGCTTACCTTTTACCCATGGCTGCATGCTGATCTTCAAACCCAAATACGTTCCGCCGATCGTCCCAAGCGTGAACATCCAGGCATGGACGGAAAATTGCGGAATTCCCGTAAACAGCGCCGCCAAGTTGCAGCCCATCGCCATCCGCGTACCGAAGCCCGCGATCACGCCGCCGACCAACGCCTGCACGGCCCGCCTCATTGTCGGTACCCTCAGTTTAAAATGCTGCCCTAAGAGCGCACTGCTGAACGCGCCGCCGAACATCGCGATCACCATCACGCCGTCAGGACGCGTCAGGGGACTTCCGGCAAATTTGATAAGTTTCAAATAGCCCAATTGTTCGACATTTACGCCGATCGCCTGCAGAAAATGTCCGCCCCAGCGAGTAAATTCGCCCGTCACAGCCCAGGCCACGCCGAGTGTGCCGAAATAGAGCGCACTGAGCACGCCGAGCGCCAATATCGCAAAACGCTGGCTCCAAAAACCAGTGATGATTTGCGTATAATATCGCTTTGCCAATAAGTTCATCCTGTCACCTCATCCATTATCGATTTATTCTTTTCATGCCAATAAGCTTTTCTATTATAGTACGCCGAGAAAAAACTTTCCAACAAAATAATTACTTCGCCGCCATTTCAACAGCTTCCATTTTTGTCGGCTTTTCTACGCAAAAAAAAACCGGGCCTTAGCCACGGTTTCTTTTTCTCTTCTCTTATCGCTTCGCTTTGCTGCAGCGATCCGCCAAATAGGCGATTGATTGATAGCTGAAGCCGCTTCGCTCCGCCAGACCTATTTCGCAAGTCCGGCTGTTCGAATAGCCGCTCGCGCAATCGGGCGGTAAAGCCTCCGCCAGATGCTCGAGCGCCGATTCGTTCAATTCCGGCACCTCGAAGCCCTTATCGCCGGCAAAACCGCAACAGCGAACCTTCGGCGGCACGATGACCTTAGTTGCGCAGGCATTGGCGACCGCCTTGAACTTGTCCGTCAAACCAAGCTTCGTCGCGCTACATGTCACATGCAGCGCAACCGTCTTGTCAAGCGGCGTCACGGCGAGACGCGGCAGAAGCAAGTCATGCAGCGCTTCCACCGTATCGAGAATCTTTAAGCGTTTGTCCATCACCCGCTTCATCCGGTAGACGCAGGGACTGGTATCGCAGACGACCGGAATTTTCCCGTCTTCGCTCAACGCGAGCAGCACCGTTTCCAAGCGATCGCTCAGCTGGTTCGCCGCTTCAAAATATCCTTTGCTCTCGAACGGCATGCCGCAACACAGGTCTTCAAGCTCTTTCGGCAGCAAAACCTGATAGTCGGCCTTCGCAAAGAGCGACAGCATCACCTCATGCAGCTGGCGCTGATCCAGATCCTCTTTCGCCGGCCCCATCATACGCGTCACGCAACTGGGAAAATAAATGACGCGTTCCCGCTCGTTTGCGACTTCTTGGCGCGGCGCAGGGCTCGAGCCTGCCTTAGGCATCCAGGGCGTCCATTTCGGCAGGTGACCGCCGCTCAGATTGCGCATGCCGCCAGCCAAACCGCCCAGCATCACGCCGCCGAGCAGGCTATGCGCCAGATTCGCGCCGCCCAACCCCAGCTTCGCCATACTGCTGACGCGGGAAAAATTGCCGGCGATAAATTTGGCGATCTTGCGCCCTCGCACCGTTGTCTGATCGGCGCGCAACTGTTTGGTGAAGCTGCCGGTGTTGATGCCGACCGGACAAGTCGTCTCACAGAGTCCATCCGCCGCGCAGGTAATCTCGCCAAAATACTCATAATCACTTTCCAGGCGACGACGCCTCGCTTCATCCGCACCGCTTTGCTGCAGACTGACGATTTCCCTTTGAATCGCGATGCGCTGCCGCGGCGTACTGGTCAGATTCTTCGAAGGGCAGTTCACTTCACAATAACCGCATTCGATGCACTTGTCGACGATTTCGTGCGTGCGCGGCGCCGCTTTGATATCGGCCAAATGCAGCAGCGGATTGTCTGTCAGGATGACATCCGGATTCAAAAGACGCTGCGGATCGAAAAGGTCCTTGATCCGTTTCATCAGCGCATACGCCCTAGGCCCCCACTCTAGTTCCACGAACGGCGCGACATTGCGTCCGGTTCCATGCTCCGCCTTCAGCGACCCCTGATGATCTTCCACCACCATCCGGCAGATCGCCGCCATGAATTCCTCGTAGCGTTTCAATTCTTCCTGCGTGCTGAAATCCTGGCTGAAGACGAAATGGACGTTCCCATCCAGCGCATGACCATAAATGATGCCGTCCTGATAGCCGTGCTCGTTCATCAGGCGGCGTAGCGCGAGAACCGCATCGCCGAGTCCGGCTTTGGGAAAAGCCACATCCTCGATGATCACCGTGGTTCCCGGCTTACGCATGCCGCCGACCGCCGGGAAGATGCCGGAGCGAATCTTCCAGAGCATTTCATATTCCGCCTTTTTATCGGTAAAGGAAATTGGCATCAATTTAGGGATATCGGCCAGCACCGTTTCCACCTCGCCGATCCGGCTCTGCAGCTGCTCGCGCTCTTCCGCTCGAATTTCCACCAACAGTGCGGCCGCTTCTTCAGGCAAGGTCTTCAGATGTTCCGGCATGCCCGGACGGTCTTCGACCGAACGCAAGGATACGCGGTCGATCAATTCGGCAGCGGCAACGAGCGGACGCGAAAGCTGCATCACCGCTTGGCAGGCGCTGCCAATATCAGGAAACAGCATCAGCGCCGAAGCCTTGTGCGCATGGTCGACCACGGTACGATACGTGATACGGGCAATGAACCCTAAAGTGCCTTCCGAACCGATCAGGATATGGTTGATGATATCGAACGGATCCTGATAATCGACAAAAGAATTCAAGCCGTAACCGGTCGTATTCTTGATTTTAAATTTCCGGCTGATGAATTCGCGCAGTTCCTCTTCTCTTTCGATTTCATCGCGCAAGGCGCTCAATCCTGCCAACAGTTCCGGCTTCGCCTTGCAAAACGCTTCGCGCGACGCAGGATCGCCGGTATCGAGAAAGGTCCCGTCGGCAAAGACCACCTGCAGCGATTCTATTGTCTTGTAACTGTTATCCGCCGTGCCGCAGCACATGCCGCTGGCGTTATTGGCGGCAATGCCGCCGATGACCGCATGGTTGATCGAAGCCGGGTCCGGTCCGATTTTACGGCCATAGTCTTTCAGATATTGATTCGCCTCGACGCCTAAAATTCCCGGCGCCAGCGTAATGCTTTCCCCGCCGGGCGCAATGCTGTATCCGTCCCAACCTGCCGCAGCCACCACCAGTACGGAATTGCTAAGCGCCTGTCCCGACAAACTGGTTCCCGAACCGCGAAACGTGACCGGTACGGCGCAGGCATGCGCCTGCTTCAGAACTTCAACCACTTCACTTACGTTGCGCACCTGCACCACCAGTTTCGGATTGATGCGATACAGACTGGCATCTACGCCGTACGCCAAGGTTCGGATCGGATCGGCAAAGATTCTCCCTCTGCCGACAAGCGGCTGGATCGCACTGTAAAATCTGCGATACGCTTCCGGTAAACGCGCAACATCTCTGGCATTCCATTGTAATCCCATTCGACACGCCTCCTACTCTCATTCTGCGTGGCTGCCATAACGCCTCCGCTAACCTCAGCTGCTACTTGATCGTCTTTTTCATGAAGATATGCTCCACATCCGCTTCCTGAAAGGTCTCGCCTTCCGCCTGGTAACCAAGCACTTCATAAAAGCGACGGGCGTACGTTTGCACCGCGACGCACAAGATATGAAACCCTGCCGCCCGCGCAGCCATTTCCACATAGAGCATCAGTTCGCGCCCGGCTCCGACCTTGCGATACGGCGCCAAGACTGCCAAGCGTTCGACCTTCGCGATCCGTTCACTATCATAGGGGCGAAAACGCAAGGTTCCCACAACATCGCCCGTCTGCGTCAAGATCAGCAGATGACGCGTGCCCTCCAAATAGTCGAGTTCATCCACATCCAAAGCAGCCAGAATCCGCTGTTCTTCCATGAACACCTTGCGCCGCACTAAAAACGCCAATTCCCTTTCTTCTGGGGTTCGGGCAAAGCGAATGACATGCATGAAACCACCCCGCTATTTCCTTTTATTTCAGAATCTTTCGCCACTAGTTACTCTTTCACCTGCTGCGCCAGAAAATACTCTTGTTTTGACAAATTCCTGGTATTTTGTTATATTTAATGATAGCAAAGGGGAGTAGTTAGCTAGGTACTATCAACATATTGGCGCAAGCCTGGTAGTGCCCGCATGTTTGATGCGTAATGAGACCTTTGGTGTTTTGGCACCAGAGGTCTCTTTTTATTTCCCTCTCTATATTTTATGCAGGAGGTTTTTGAAATGTTGCTTAGCTACGCGATTTTGCTCATTTCCGTCATCGTCATTTATTATAGCTGTGAATTATTCGTCAATGCCATCGAATGGGTCGGCAAGAAGATCAATGTTTCCCAGTGCGCGATTGGTACAATTCTCGCCGCGTTCGGCACCGCACTGCCGGAAAGCGTCGTCACCTTCATGGCCGTGACGTTCAACGCGACGCCGCAGCAACAGGATATCGGCGTCGGCGCTGCGCTCGGCGGGCCATTGGTGCTCGGCACGCTGGCGTATGCGGTGACCGGCTTTTGCATCCTTTTATTTCGCAAACAGCGTGATCAAGGCCTTAGTATTCAAGTGGACGGAAGAAAATTGCGCCACGATCAGCTTTGGTTCGCATTCATCTTTATCTTCAAGCTGCTGCTCGGCATAACCGTCTTTGCCTTTAAACCGCTGACCGGTTTCTTATTCCTTGCCGCTTATGCGCTTTATTTCTACAAGGAGATGCGTGCCGAATGCGACCTCAAACTGGCCGATATGACGCCGCTTACCTTTCAACCGAACCAACTCGAACCGGATACGTTCCGCGTCCTGCTGCAAACCACGCTCTCGCTGACGCTTATTTTCATCAGTTCGCATTTTTTCGTTAAAAACCTCGAGCTCTTGAGCGTCGTCTGGAACGTTTCGCCGCTTGTCGTTTCGCTGCTCCTCAGCCCGGTCGCCACCGAACTGCCGGAAATACTCAATGCAGTGATCTGGGTCCGCCAGGGTAAAGAATCTCTGGCTCTGAGCAATATCAGCGGCGCCATGATGATTCAGGCGACGGTGCCCAGCGCATTGGGTCTCTTCTTCACTCCGTGGCTGTTCGATCGCCATCTCTGGGCGGCGGGGATCATGACACTCGTCTCGATCTCCTATCTGCTCTTCACGCTAAAGCGCAACCAACTTTCACCGAAGCGTCTCTTGGTCGCCGCTTTGTTTTATCTGCTTTTCTCTCTGATCTTCTTCATCTGATCTTGCGGCGCATCCCATTGCCGCTTAAAAAGAAGAAGTGCGGTCTCAACTTGAGACCGCACTTCTTCTTTTTGCCATCTATAGCAGAACACCTTATTTCAACTTGCCAAGCACTTCTTTTACCCAGCGGCACAAATCTTCGGACGCTTTTTGCGCCGTCTCTACGACGTTGGCGTGCGAATGCTTGCCTTTTTGGATACCGGTCGCCATATTCGTGACGCAGGCAATGCCGAGCACTTGCATGCCCAGATAATTGGCCACAATCGTCTCCGGCACCGTCGACATGCCAATCGCATCGGCACCCATACCGGCATACGCTCTGATTTCGGCCGCCGTTTCATAGTAAGGCCCCGTGCAGCCGGCATAAACGCCCTCACGCCAGGCAACGCCGATTTCATCGGCCGTGGTTTTGGCCAGTGCGATCAACTCTTTCTTGTACGGCTCCGACATATCGGGGAAGCGCGGGCCGAAGCGCTCATCGTTGCGACCGATCAAAGGATTGGTTCCGAACAGATTGATGAAGTCATTGATCAGCATCAGCGTGCCCGGTGCGAAGGAAGGATTGATGCCGCCGCAGGCATTGGTGATGACGATCTGCTGTGCGCCGAGCTGCTGCATCACATAGACGGGGTAGGTAACTTCCTGCATGCTGTAACCCTCATAATAGTGAAAACGGCCCTGCATCAACACCACGTCTACGCCGTTGATCGTGCCAAACACCAACCGTCCCGCATGTCCGACCACTGTAGACTGCGGAAAATATGGGATATCCTTGTAATCGATGCCGACTTGATTCTCCACCGCGTCAACCAGGTCACCCAAACCGGAACCTAAGATGATTGCCACTTGCGGCTTATTCGCCACACGGCTCTTAATATATTCCACCGAATGCATCACTTTTTCGTACATGCCATAGCCTCCC of Azotosporobacter soli contains these proteins:
- the yedE gene encoding selenium metabolism membrane protein YedE/FdhT, whose amino-acid sequence is MNLLAKRYYTQIITGFWSQRFAILALGVLSALYFGTLGVAWAVTGEFTRWGGHFLQAIGVNVEQLGYLKLIKFAGSPLTRPDGVMVIAMFGGAFSSALLGQHFKLRVPTMRRAVQALVGGVIAGFGTRMAMGCNLAALFTGIPQFSVHAWMFTLGTIGGTYLGLKISMQPWVKGKPKLSNVSQIGDRAKSEYYRWQPYFGMLGIGLFAYYMLQHMGGSYPVNLSLATLFGFAFGFLIQKGQVCFTSAFRDLWLLGRPNVAKALVLGIAVQTLITAVFLSKGMAPNVIWWAGPNALLGGVMFGVGIVIAGGCETGWMYRSVEGQLQFWIVGLGNVIGATLLTLAWDPIVYPSLVEPFSRIDMVKQWGMPLALGITALLLAALYVWADWRQSTKEKQFSRREGCA
- a CDS encoding FAD-binding and (Fe-S)-binding domain-containing protein; translation: MGLQWNARDVARLPEAYRRFYSAIQPLVGRGRIFADPIRTLAYGVDASLYRINPKLVVQVRNVSEVVEVLKQAHACAVPVTFRGSGTSLSGQALSNSVLVVAAAGWDGYSIAPGGESITLAPGILGVEANQYLKDYGRKIGPDPASINHAVIGGIAANNASGMCCGTADNSYKTIESLQVVFADGTFLDTGDPASREAFCKAKPELLAGLSALRDEIEREEELREFISRKFKIKNTTGYGLNSFVDYQDPFDIINHILIGSEGTLGFIARITYRTVVDHAHKASALMLFPDIGSACQAVMQLSRPLVAAAELIDRVSLRSVEDRPGMPEHLKTLPEEAAALLVEIRAEEREQLQSRIGEVETVLADIPKLMPISFTDKKAEYEMLWKIRSGIFPAVGGMRKPGTTVIIEDVAFPKAGLGDAVLALRRLMNEHGYQDGIIYGHALDGNVHFVFSQDFSTQEELKRYEEFMAAICRMVVEDHQGSLKAEHGTGRNVAPFVELEWGPRAYALMKRIKDLFDPQRLLNPDVILTDNPLLHLADIKAAPRTHEIVDKCIECGYCEVNCPSKNLTSTPRQRIAIQREIVSLQQSGADEARRRRLESDYEYFGEITCAADGLCETTCPVGINTGSFTKQLRADQTTVRGRKIAKFIAGNFSRVSSMAKLGLGGANLAHSLLGGVMLGGLAGGMRNLSGGHLPKWTPWMPKAGSSPAPRQEVANERERVIYFPSCVTRMMGPAKEDLDQRQLHEVMLSLFAKADYQVLLPKELEDLCCGMPFESKGYFEAANQLSDRLETVLLALSEDGKIPVVCDTSPCVYRMKRVMDKRLKILDTVEALHDLLLPRLAVTPLDKTVALHVTCSATKLGLTDKFKAVANACATKVIVPPKVRCCGFAGDKGFEVPELNESALEHLAEALPPDCASGYSNSRTCEIGLAERSGFSYQSIAYLADRCSKAKR
- a CDS encoding GNAT family N-acetyltransferase, which encodes MHVIRFARTPEERELAFLVRRKVFMEEQRILAALDVDELDYLEGTRHLLILTQTGDVVGTLRFRPYDSERIAKVERLAVLAPYRKVGAGRELMLYVEMAARAAGFHILCVAVQTYARRFYEVLGYQAEGETFQEADVEHIFMKKTIK
- a CDS encoding sodium:calcium antiporter translates to MLLSYAILLISVIVIYYSCELFVNAIEWVGKKINVSQCAIGTILAAFGTALPESVVTFMAVTFNATPQQQDIGVGAALGGPLVLGTLAYAVTGFCILLFRKQRDQGLSIQVDGRKLRHDQLWFAFIFIFKLLLGITVFAFKPLTGFLFLAAYALYFYKEMRAECDLKLADMTPLTFQPNQLEPDTFRVLLQTTLSLTLIFISSHFFVKNLELLSVVWNVSPLVVSLLLSPVATELPEILNAVIWVRQGKESLALSNISGAMMIQATVPSALGLFFTPWLFDRHLWAAGIMTLVSISYLLFTLKRNQLSPKRLLVAALFYLLFSLIFFI
- a CDS encoding purine-nucleoside phosphorylase, translating into MYEKVMHSVEYIKSRVANKPQVAIILGSGLGDLVDAVENQVGIDYKDIPYFPQSTVVGHAGRLVFGTINGVDVVLMQGRFHYYEGYSMQEVTYPVYVMQQLGAQQIVITNACGGINPSFAPGTLMLINDFINLFGTNPLIGRNDERFGPRFPDMSEPYKKELIALAKTTADEIGVAWREGVYAGCTGPYYETAAEIRAYAGMGADAIGMSTVPETIVANYLGMQVLGIACVTNMATGIQKGKHSHANVVETAQKASEDLCRWVKEVLGKLK